A single window of Nicotiana sylvestris chromosome 3, ASM39365v2, whole genome shotgun sequence DNA harbors:
- the LOC138888468 gene encoding uncharacterized protein: MAKDLELWDIICDGPHVPMKKLGETGPMVLKDKKEYSDIDRKAVEKNYRTKKILVCGIGPDEYKRVSVCGSAKEIWEALQTAHEGTTQVKQSKIDMLTTEYELFRMKDDESIQDMHTRFTSIINKLHSLGDVIPRNKLVRKILSALPGSWESKVNAITVAKDLQTLTKDELIGNLKTYEMKKERQ, encoded by the coding sequence atggcCAAAGATTTAGAACTATGGGACATCATatgtgatggtccacatgttcctatgaagAAGCTTGGAGAAACTGGACCAATGGTGCTGAAAGACAAAAAGGAGTACAGTGATATTGACAGAAAAGccgtagaaaagaactatcgcaccaagaaaatcttggtatgtggtataggacctgatgagtacaaaAGAGTCTCAGTTTGTGGttctgccaaagaaatatgggaagcattgcaaaccgctcacgaaggaactactcaggttaaacagtctaagattgacatgctcaccactgagtatgagctcttcaggatgaaggatgacgagtctatacaagatatgcacactaGATTCACATCCATCATAAATAagcttcattcacttggagatgttattcctagaaacaagcttgtaaggaaaattctcagtgctctacctggttcttgggagagtaaggtaaatgccatcactgtagctaaagatctacaaactctAACCAAGGATGAGCtgattggtaatctgaagacatacgagatgaaaaaAGAAAGACAGTAA